Within Paralichthys olivaceus isolate ysfri-2021 chromosome 14, ASM2471397v2, whole genome shotgun sequence, the genomic segment GGCTCTATGTGGACACTAAGCTTTCCACTCGTAAGCGAACATGAGCTGATGTTACAGCTGAGATGTTTTTCCCTCTGCAGGAATGATGAGATTGTGATGCCAGATGAACAGACAGGTTTAGTGAAGGAGAACTACGTATGGAGCGTGTTGCTACACCGGGGTGCCACACCTGAGGGggttttcctcctcctgccaCCTGGCAGCTACGACCATGACTTGTTCACCATGACCTGGGGTCCCACCATTGCTGCCCTCTCCTACGTCTTTGACAAGAGCTTGGACGACAACATCATCCAGAAGGCCATCACTGGCTTCAGGTACACAATATATACTTTGAATACGGATTTTAAAGTACCACCAAAGATGTCATTCCAACTTCTATTGTTCTGGAACATGATATCATTGGAGTTAGTAATGGATTACTGTGCCTCATGATTTCCTGTTTGCTCATTACGTTGTTGGTAAAGGTCACAATGCATTCAGCCAATTATCAATTCAAAATGACTGCACAATATTTAATAAACAAATGCTGTATttcacttaagctgctttcagacatacactgaactcaGCAGATAGAAATTCAGGAGGATCAGAAGTGTGAAGTGTTGcctcttttttctttgcagGAAATGTGCAATGATCGCTGCTCACTATGGCTTCAGTGATGTTTTTGACAATTTGATCATCTCCCTTTGCAAGTTCACCACTCTGAGCAATGAGGTGAGTTCAGAAAACTCGCAGCAGCCGGTTGGGCTAATGTGGCTCAGCTTATTTTTAGTTTGCAGTTAAAGTTGGTTAGTTGATGAGTTTTTCACACCTGAAGATGTTtcagttaaataaagttttaattttgAGTAAAATACATGATCCTTAACTACTAATGGACTAGTTAGCTCACTGCCCAATGTTagaataattaaatatttaattttaatttgaagtcCTAGTAAATTAGTTATGATGACATCCTCCTCTGATATGGTGGATATGTTGTCTTTAGATTTATTTGGATTATCCAAGAGTTTATTTAGATTATCCttcaaaaagcaaaatataGTAAGAAATGTGATTCCTTACTCTTACTGGAGATTAGTGTAGCTCAAACAATTATCACAACACAGTATGCTGTGGTAACATGCAACACATTCACATCCATGCACACCAATGTATATATCATCAaacgaaaaaaaaacaagctatGTAAAAACAAGTCACTGCTCATACCAGGGTCTCAGATAACTGAATTTTGCATGTGGAGGCCGAGTGAGTTATTATATGTGAGCCTTCAGATTGTCAATAAAAAGTGCAAGATCAGTGTTTCAATATGTGTAGATCTTGAAATTGGATCCCTCATAAAATGTCTTCAAAAGTATTAAAGATCAGGATTTCAGAAAGGTTCTTTAACACCATAAAGCCCCAAAAATATCCCAATGAGTCTATTACTCTGTCCAGTCACTTTATTAAAACAACTATTTTGTTTCCCATTATCTTTTGTTATCCTTTTAAGTAATGTTACTGTTCAATCCATGACATAATTGGACACTGCTCAGCCTTGATGGtacatataaatacagtaaCTGTAAGAATGCTTGTTGAtgtgtcctctcctcctgcagtctGTGGAAAACCTCCCGACAGTGTTTGGCAGCAACAGTAAGGCGCAGACAGCAGCCAAGACCGTGTTTGACCTCGCCCATCGGCACGGCAACATCCTGAGGGAGGGTTGGAAGAACATCATGGACTCCATGCTGCAGCTGTTCAGAGCCGAGCTGCTGCCCAAAGCCATGGTCGAGGTCAGGACTCCATCTTTAAACTCTCAACACTCTTTTCAGTTCTCTCAGTGATTGTGGCTGCTTCATGGTAACACTGCAGACACAGTCTCTGTGGTGTTGCCTCTGTgtcatagagagagagagagagagagagagactgcatTCTAGATATTCTGCTGCCACCTACTGGTCAGGGCTCAGACACTGTTATTTTTGCCTCAGGTGGAGGATTTCCTGGAGCCAAACGGGAAAATTTCTCTTCAGAGAGAGGAAACGCCATCAAATCGGTAATCACAAACCCCATCCACCATCTGCTCATATTTCTACACTACAAGATAGTAAAACACTAATCACAGTCtattttttctgatgttttcatcaagtaaAAACCATTTTTTTAAGGAGAAATGTATATGTGTGAACAATCCAGACCAACAGAGACTACAAACAGagtattaaagtaaaaaatgtgatatgatataataataatacatgtttgATAAATAATTATCTTCCTCTGTTACTTATCAGTGGTGAGTCTGCAGTGTTGAGTTTTGTGAACTGGCTGACGCTGAGCGGAACCGAGCCGTCAGGCCACAGAGGCCCTTCCACAGAAAACCAGGAAGCCAAGCAGGCTGCCATCCTCTGCATAAAGGTACCAGACATTAAGCACTGTATGCTATATACAGTATCTAAACACGTTTGCTGTCAACCATTCAAAAGTTTTCTCTTGAtaacctttttttctgtttctctctttgcagcAATGTGACCCAGAAAAGTTGATCACAGAGAGTAAATTCCTACAGTTGGAGTCGCTGCAGGAGCTAATGAaggttaatgtttttttcttaataacATTTCTTattaccatttttttttttttttctcataactGCCCGGAAAAGGTATTTGCTGGATGCTCTTTTTTGGCCAGTGTGGATGACAGTGTTTACTGAATAAATTAACTAGATTCTCTTCATCAGGCTCTGATATCAGTCACCCCAGATGAAGAGACCTATGATGAAGAGGATGCTGCCTTCTGCCTGGAGATGTTGCTGCGTATTGTTTTGGAGAATCGGTAGGAAGGAGAATATTACATAAATGCTGCACCGTCACAGCATGGTCATTTTTGTGACCAcctctttgtctgtttcttcGTGTAGGGACCGTGTGTCCTGTGTGTGGCAGACAGTGCGTGACCACCTCTGCCACCTCTGCGTCCACGCCAACGAGAGCTGCTTCCTAGTGGAGAGGGCCGTGGTGGGACTCCTGCGACTAGCGATCCGCCTGCTCAGACGAGAGGACATTAGCTCTCAGGTACACCAAACACACGCATAACTGGACACAATCACTACAGCAGAGTTAATGGCTGAGACGATCAACTCAGGTTAGGTACACGGAAAGTacaattatatatgtatatattaactAGCTATCTGAACACAGGTATTGTGTAACTATTTCATTTTACTGCAACAAGAGTTTTTCAACCCAGCTGATGAAACCAGATTATTCGCCtcttagaaaaaaaactgaaaatgttaaaagtaCTCAAAGAATAGTTTCACCAGAATCTTAAAACTCAACAAATCAGTATTTTGATATTAACtcaaatcaaaaaagaaatggtATGCTGTGTCAATAAGTACATTATTTTGTTAATTATCAGTAAGTAAAGGTCTGTTAAAATTACTGTGAGATCCTTTTCCTTATAGTCAAGCCtgattttctcttctctgtacACCCACAGGTTCTGCACTCCCTGCGTCTCCTGCTTATGATGAAACCTCATGTGTTGTCCCGGGTCAGTAGGGAGGTGGCTTATGGCCTTCATGAGCTGCTGAAAACCAACGCAGCCAACATCCACTGCACAGACGACTGGTACACGCTCTTCTCCCTGCTGGAGTGCATCGGAGCTGGAGTGAAACCTCCGGCTTCCTTCCAGCTCTCCTCCGCCACTAATGACAACGACACAGGTGAAACATTTCTCTCAGCATCATGACTTTGTGTCTGAGATTCAGGAGATGAGTACATTAGGTGTATCCCTTTAGAGGGATCGCCTCGTTTGGAGGATGCGGTCAATGAAGATCCTTCATGGGCCGTGTATTACCACAAAGGCCAATTCGAaaaagttttaatgcccctttgttttttaacatgcatATGGTTAGCTGTTCGGATGAGTTGAAGCGTGATACTCAAGCGTCTCAACATCTGACATTACCTTAAAAAACAGTTACTGAAACGCAATGAATCCTGGTATAGGTCGGGCTGGGAACAATCCAATCATTGAAGCCTTTGTTTTTTTGGAGCAGTGAGGACACATTTGCCAGCTGCATTTGAAAGAACCTTTAAAATTGCATGATTTTCACAAGTTCTTGTACTcccttcattcattttaaagcaaaatatCCTACTATGTTTTAATGGATACAAGAACTTCACATATATAAAAGGTGAATATTGCTATAAGAAGACAGTTATAGTTAATGTTCCTGTTAAAGattgttaaaataaacagaaaaaagctGTTGATTATTAACGaaatcaaaaataatcaaataacaaattggATTTTGGCCAAACaaaattttcaaaataaactgtcaCGCATTACGAGCCTTACACAAATCAGTCAAGCATGTTAGACATGGCAAAAATGGAAGAAATCTTTTTGATTGCTGTATGTCCACAGGTGCCCAGTCAGATAGCGAACTGTCCTCTCATCATCCCAGTGAAGTGAGTTTAGACCGCGGCTACACGTCTGACTCTGAGATTTACACCGAGCACAGCAAGACCAGGATCTCTCGCTCCACCACTGATGTGGATGTAGCAAGCAGCGGATGGCTCGTGGTCAGTATttacacacatgtgcatgtgtacacTTGTACTCATACATACAGAATACCAGCACGCAGAGCACAGATGTTAATTACACTTCAGTCACAAGAGTCATGTAGAAGCCAATTTCATTttataatgttaaaaatatatatatataaggtcTATTTGTGTTAGagtcaaagtaaaagtatttagATGACTTGAGGTTATAATAGGTTAATATTAATTCTATAAATATCTCACACGTCTATGTATtttatacaatacaatacaaaagaTTGCACTGATGGTTATGATGCATATTTGTATTTctatgatttgtattttttaccaGGTTGGTAAAGATGACCTGGACCCAAGTAAGACACCTCCTGTGTGCACTAAAGCCCAGCTAAATCACCCACTGGTCAACCAGTACAGCCTGACGCTGGGTCAGGACCTGGGCCAGCACGACACCAAGTCTCTCATCAAATGTGTGGAAACGCTCTCCTTCATCGTCCGCGATGCTGCGCATGTCACCCCGGACAATTTTGAGCTGTGTGTCAGAGCTATACGAGTATTTGTGGAGGCCAGCCTCAATGGAGGTGAGACtcttaaaaatgattaaaataattattgcaaATAGTTCTGTTGTAGGGTATGCTATAAACTCTACTGTGGCAACTCTACATTGGTTCACTATTTAATGTACATTTCTGACTACCTCATTAACGGAGTCGTCTAATATTGCATTTTTATATAGTCTGTAGATTTATGAGAGACAGACTCATTTAGATATTGACTATAGTGGGAGCCAGACTCCACATGTCCACACTTAGTAATTCAGACATGTCATCAGAGATAACTCATGACATCTTCAGGGTAATTTGCCTTATGTGACAAATCTCCCCCAGAGCCGCAGGGAGCAAAAATctgatcaaataaataaatgttttcacagagaaGCTCCCCTTATGATGAGGGGTCAATTTAACTGGGTTCAAAAATATAATGGTACAGAAGGCATGTATTGTTTATCTCCGACACTCaaactttaattatttttcatctttgccATGTTTTTTCTTACTTATTCCTGACCagatgacattttgagaaagaAAGATTTGTGAATGAAAAGTTGTAACAACTTTAGATTCAAACTAGATTTAATTTCCACTTAAGTTGCGAACTCCAAACTAACGGGTTGTTTGATTGTTCCTCTTTCAGGAGTAACTCTGTCCCCACCTTCAGTCTCTTTGTCGTGTCCTCCATGTTTCCACCCCTGTCCTTCCCTACATTCTTTCCCCTCTTGCTCCCTCTGCCCTTTATCTTCCTTGTCATCTGCCCATCAAATGTCTTCATACTCTTTTTCCATTCATCCCTCCTTGTGCTGTTTGTGATCTACAGTAACATGGTGATTAAGGCTGATAAATGGCAGTGGCAGCTGAAGCCCTATTCATTTTCTCCTAGTGCCTCAGGCCATTGGATCCATGCTGTCAACAGAGCTTTACACTGACTAACAAAAGCATCAGCGATGGTTTGATCAAAGCAGTGGGCTGATTCATGGCACTAACCTGTGTGAGATGAACAGAAAGTGTAAAACCTGTTATTAGTCTATTGAGCCTTTGTGCCCTGACCTCATCTCTTGTCGTTAAAGAAGGATTCGAGATAAACAGAGAGCTTTTGGAAATGACTTCATGGTTGTTTAGAGGATCTGGATATCTTTggtgtttttgctttttttggcGCAATTATGGACTGTACCACTTAACACGGGGTGCTCAGTAAGAATTAGTTGTATAGAATTAGTCGTCCATTTCCTCTTCAGTCAAGGAACCTCAATGTAACTTATCTTTTTGGGAAGAATTGTAAAAATGAACTTAATGAAAAGTCGTAACTATCAAAAGAACAGACAGTTTCATAATTTCAGTAACCAGATGACATACTACATTTAAAAGGTCTcttgtataaataaaaaaaaataggcAACCTCTGCCTGCTTCCTATAAGATTAATAATTCTTCAACAATGTTTTTCCCTCAGGTTACCGCAATCATGACAAAAAGAAGAGCCACAAGTATGACTCCAAGTCCCGGCTGAGGAAGAAGGCAGGCGGGAGGGAAAAGGAGGGTGCAGGCGGCACAAGGCGCGGTGGCAGCCGAGCATCCAACCAGCGTCCATCACGTTCCCACagcgatgaggaggaggacgagggcgTCCCAGCCAGTTACCACACGGTGTCATTACAGGTTAGTCAGGACGTAAGTACAACAGCCCTCTTCACCCTTCTACCTTGTGTTGATTTGAGGCCAAGAATCCCAAACACATCTTTGTTTTACTCACAAATGTTTCTTGTGGGTAAAACACATGGCTTTTCCAGAGGCTGGGTAAACACTGCTTCATGCTGAGGTGACTGGTACGTCAAGATGTTTTTGGGAATCCATGGCTTTGGCACCTAAGGGTACATTTTGGAATGGTGTAACTTTATATGATGATTATTAGAAAAATGTCGCACAGTAAAACTTTATTAACAATATTTATCTGTAATATTACACCTTTCCTGAAGATATCCGGTATATCCTTTGTTTCCGCTGTGATGTTGACTTTCTGTGGGAATTCTACATTAAAGGATAACACCAGTGTATTTTCATCTTGTTACTACatctacatttatatatattatatacttatTTGTTTGTAGTTTATTGATTAGTTTTGGTAAGTGTCTTGTCAACGCTGTAGCATATGAACAGCTGTGAAGTCTAGACTCCAACTATCTGACAGatcaaaaagaaaactattATTGTAAATGTAGCAAACTTGAAAAATCCAGTATTTCCACCCCCATAAAGATCTACTGTGTATTAAAACCTGTGCTCACCAGCTGTGTCTGGAACTATTCATCTGTACGTCCAGGAAACTGTGTTGAGTCTCAGTaggagagaaaagatgagatAATATGTGTGAACTTGAAATGTTAGTGATTGTATTAAGCCTATCTCCCTAAATGTTGAACTGTTCCTTAAAGTTGTAACAATGAGTCTGTAATACAGTTCTACTTCTTATTATTACATTTGGCCTTTTTGTCAGTGACTTACAATGTGGCGTAACACAGCTTTGGTTTAATGAAAAAAAGTCAATGTTGCTTGGATGGCATCAGGAAAAAAGCAATATTACACCAGTGTTATCCTTTATTTTGTGATCCACAAACAGGAACATGACAGTGCTGTGAATTCCTTTTTTTCCTACAAATACACAGTCAGAGCTTCAGTACTTTTTAAACTGTACAATATTTTATCTGGTTGAGGGGCAGTCTTGCTGTTGACTAGCGACATTAAACATATTCTGTATGTTTTCCTCTGGTGAAAGTACAATATTTAAATCTTCCTGAAAGCTGCTCTTCATGGTAAACTAACATAAGTCCTGTTTTCACGACATGATCAACTTCTGACAGAGGGCTGTTTTCTAGTAATACATCATATACTACACATGTATAAAAATACACGTTTGTTTGTCCACGGCTCGTCAGCTACATAATGTAATGTCTATGATATACAGCACAGTGTCATGTTACCAGTTAATCGCATATTTTAGAGACAATGTTGCACAAATAACGTTAGTAACTGACTCATCCAGTATTCACTTGACTGTGTCATCACCCCACATGTGACATTGAGTTGTTATTGTTGAAACTGTTGTCGTTTGTGACGGTGCAGCTTTTAGACCTGATGCACACGCTGCACACACGGGCTGCCAGCATCTACAGCTCCTGGGCCGAGGAACAGCGTCACCTGCAGGCCGCGGGCAGGAAAATCGAGGCCGACTCCCAGACTCTGTGGACCAGCTGCTGGTGTCCCCTGCTGCAAGGTACGCAGGAGGTgcagtgcagcagctgctgtagcGAACATCTTCATCACAGTTATAATTTATTGTTCAGAgcattattttattcttcttaTAATGCAGGGTCATTATATGGTACAGTACAAGTGCATTAACAGGATATGATAAAACTGCTAATATAGCTTGTGTTGCTTGAACACATTCCTAATTGTTACAAAAGTGTTTGGCATCATGGTGCTTTGTGttggaatgtttttttcatacataAATATGGgattcatctttttttgtaacagttaaaatcataaaaatataattacacacataaatatttaaagacaaCTGCACACATTTTCCCTTGATTGCTACAGATTAAaaattttaagattttaaaaaggagGGAAATCAAAACCTTGAAGTCAAGCTGTCTGGAAACCTGTTCAAACTGTCCTACTCTACTTGTAAATTTAATTAttgctcatttgttttaaccAAGGTGTCTGATGGTCAGTTtgagtctgtgctgcagctgatgtttgttttgctgCCAGGTATTGCTTGGCTGTGCTGCGATGCCAGACGACAGGTCCGTATGCAGGCCCTCACCTACCTCCAGAGGGCGCTGCTTGTTCATGATCTTCAGACACTCGATGCCACTGAGTGGGAGTCCTGCTTCAATAAGgtaagaaaagaggaggagctACATGTCTGTATACATGAACGTAATCATTTTATCTTCTGCAGTCgcttctctgtgttgtgttctctgttAACAGCTGTGctcatttacagtcagtggATTTTCACTTATTTCAGGAGATTGCTGATGTGTATATacgtgcatgtgtatgtgtgtttgcaggttcTATTCCCCTTGTTGACTAAGCTGCTTGACAACATAAGTCCAGCAGATGTGGGCGGTATGGAGGAGACCCGAATGAGAGGCTGCACTCTCCTGTCGAAGGTTTAAAGCAACACACACTTACCCAGCGTACACAACCAGCACTTTTTCATGCACTAAATCAAAAAAGCCAATCCCAGCAGAACAGTGTTACATCCTGCAGATACAGGTCAGGGGCTTTATAAGTACTGGAGGTCAGTGAGCCTGAAGTTATCTTCTTAAAATCAAATTGGAACATTGACAATAGCCAGTTTGGAAAATTCCTATCATAATAACTGTATTAAGTTACtgtattaaagggatagtttacccagaaattaaaattagctcattatctactcaccactatgccgatagGGGTGGGTGAGACTcgtaaagtgttttgtggacccAAACACTTCTCCCACCCTGCcgtcggcatagtggtgagaagataatgactgaattttcatttctgggcaaactttccctttaagtcccttcatctcttcatcttcgTATCTTAGCCGTTGGGCAATATGCATTATGGCAAAATATTCAAACTAGACCAAAAAAAGAGTGATCCCCCTAAACGCTTCAGCTTTGATCAATAGCGATGTTGAACAGGTTGCCTCTGAACGTTCCAGAAACATTAGCTCACATGAACTGAGCCCATTGTTGTGGCAGTAGCTGACGTTTGACCGTTTGCATCTGCTCAGGTTTTCCTCCAGCACCTGTCTCCTCTGCTGTCCCTGCCTACCTTTGCTGCCCTGTGGCTCACCATCCTGGATTTCATGGACAGGTACATGCACGCAGGCTCCAGCGACTTACTGGTGAGTACAGTGTTAATAGTGATTTTTCTCGAATACTCCTGAGCCTGGTGTTGAATGACCGACTCTGAGCTTGTTCATCTTCTCTGCGTTTGCACATGCAGCTGGAGGCCATACCCGAGTCTCTGAAAAACATGCTGCTGGTGATGGACACTGCAGGAATCTTTCACAGTGCTGACTCAAGGACGGGATACTCAGACCTGTGGGAAATCACCTGGGAACGCATCATCTGCTTCCTGCCTCACCTGAGGGAGGAGCTCTTCAAACAGACCGTCATACCAGGTATGCAGCTGACACACAAGCATGTTTGGATAAGATTAGATAATCTGATACACACAAGTGgcaacatgtttgtgttagtttgtTGTATTACTAGGAACTCAtgtatcatcatcatttttagaTCCAGTACCCAGTCCTCCAGCAGAGACAGTGCAGCCTTCACCCCCAGCAGGTCGGCCTCCATCCCCTCAGGTGTCTGTACCACCTGCCCAGCCGCCCTCCCCAGTCCCAGTGccccctgcagagacacacCCCCCCAGCAGGCCAGCATCACCCCAGGAGCCTCAGTCAACCAGTGTCACCGGTAAAAACAATGAAAGTTATCTCTGTCAAGGTGGAGACACTGAATACCTGAGGACACGGAGCCTGGTGAAACCAGACGatcacacacatttcttctAATTGATCAATCTCACAGAACACAGAGCAACAGAAATCAATCAGTGTGAAACAATGATTTAAGAAATAAATGATCACATTAGAATCACACTTCAACACTGCTGATCATTTTCACAACCAAGCAATTCATTGATTGGTCAATAAAACATTAGAACACAACACAATTGTTTTAGATCTGAAGTTGATGAACAAAGCTTCACATTTATAAACCATAGAATGTTTGGCATTAGATATATCattatgactttttaaaattttttatttaattacctCAAAAATGAACACGTGTCCGTGAGATGCAGTACACACAGGAAGTAGGGGACATTGTAAGCGTAGTACTTCAAGTGtgaccatgtttttttatttataaaatgcaAATTCTGCAGTTATACATGCTGAGTTATTTGGTGTGACCCCTCGTGGAAAGCTCCAGTAACAGGCGTAGTATGTTCAAGTATGTGAACAATCTAAGTCAAGACGCATCTGGTCGTCTTTGCAAGTGCACAGCTGAGCAGCAAGTTTATCCACTGCAGTGTTGGTGCTTAAgcagcagacaggaagtcagatAAGGAGCTGGAGACAAACGTGGTACGACCAGACTCAGATGCTCGACtaaaatcaatcaaacacaGATCTTGTCCTGTTGTTGAAGTGACGAGTGGAGCAGTTACTGACCTGCTTCCaatcctctgctctgtttttcagGAGCAGACCGATCATCTGCAGTCCCACCCTCCATGCCAGTTCCGTTAACTACGTCCCCCACCCAGAGTCCCTCACCCTTAAGCCAGTCCCCCCTCATCCTGCAGCCCCTTGCCTCTCCCTTGCAGGTGGGAGTCCCGCCCATGTCCCTGCCGATCATCTTGAACCCCGCCCTCATCGAGGCCACCTCTCCCGTACCGTTGCTGACCTCGCCCAGACCCATGAGCCCTGCTGACGAGGCCCAGTAAGACAACCGGAGCACCCCCCCACTGAACAACTGGACCCCAGACTTCAACTCCAACTTCAGGATCTGCTCGTCAGCAGCTTTTTGACATGATGAGATATAAAGTATGTGAGAGGACCGATGACATGTGACACCTCAGTCTTACGACGTTTGATTTGAAGCGTTCCTTGTGTTGGCTGTGGGGTCAGAGCTACACTCCTgaccctgctgctgcaccacacGCTCTTTGTGCCATTTTTCTGTTTGCTACTTTGTTTTAATTCCTGTGGATAAATGACTAAACGTAGAAAGTGTGACATCATGCACAGATATTTTGGATCAGAGAATTCATTGAAGGAAAATAATGCCAATTAAAATGATTGCAGTAAAGTTGCAGTTCACTAAAAGTGTGAGGTAGAATCAGGGCTGCAGCTCAGAACACTGAGGTCCTGTCATTGCTGCTTTTTGGGGAGAACGTGGCTGTTTGGCAACATCGGGACAGTTGACATTGTTGTGCACGTGGAGAGAATTTGACTGGTTGATGCCAGTGTTTTTAAACTCAACTTGCTGCATTATATATGTACTATAACACAAATTCCCCTACACTGCTTTATTCTGGGGGGAAGAAGGAGGCTTTAAAAGAATTGTGTTTATCTGGGAGTCAAAGTAAATGAGAGtatgtgtgcacgtgcatgtatgtgcaaaACAGTGACTCACTggtgtttttaatagttttggGAGAAGAATGAAGCTGAGGAAGGAATCAGATGTATCAGgctctggacacacacacacacacacacacacacacacacacacacacacacacacacacacacacacacacacactctcctcgtAGCAGACACTGACTGTTACTTTGACTCTAAttatgttgatgatgatgatgagatgtGTTGGCAGGAAGGTACTTTCTCCTGAACATGACTCCTGCCTGAGTGTTCATACATGAGGCTGGAACAGTTTCTAATATCCACACAGGCTTCATGGACGTAGAATCCTCACAAGTCTGATCTCAACACGTTCTCTCATGACGTTGGTGAGTTTTGAAGAAGAAGAGCTCGTCCTTGATAAGACTTGAGACGACCTCGTGGGTTTTCTTGTGAGCCTGAGCCCCATCTCGATGTTTAGGTCTCACACAGGTGGTGGTGTTTCAGCTGCGTGATGCAGTTGATGAAGGAGGAGTGGATTACACAGAGCTTTGACTTCAGTCGTAACAGAAGCGATATTTCTCCCACTGTTGTCTCACCACtgacaagcaaaaaaaaaaaaaaaacccacagttatttatttatcagtcagtttttgttttcagggacCAAATTCTGTTCTTCTGTAACGTCCAAAGACAGAGACACCgtttatttctccttttaatTCttcattctattttattttaacccCCAAAAGTAAAAACAAGCTTTGATTTCAGCACCGTATGAATTCCTCCTCCACTTAAcaaaggagtgtgtgtgcatgtgcagcctTCCTCAGACAGATGGGAGATGTCACATCTGGAACATTCCACAGTGCAGATACCAGAGTGAGCTGGGAGCCCGGTCCACTGTGCGGacgacagacagggacagacacaGCAGCTTTTAAGGTTCATGATAAACCCAACAAATATGTCTCAGAGCTCAGAATCATGGTTCATGGTGTAGATCGCTGCAGACACGTGTGTGTGGAGTCGAAGCATGAACGAAGCTCAGCAGCTTCAAGTTGACGTCGCGACAAAATGTATGGAAGCAGTAAGACGTCGCTGCTGAGTGGAGTCATGACCGAACACTTCCTGCTCACACGGAGTCTTCTTTGAATTATGGCGTCTGTCTTTGGGAAATCATCTGTTGCGAACATAGTGGGAATTTGTCAGCAGGTCATTTTTAAGTGGTGCCG encodes:
- the gbf1 gene encoding Golgi-specific brefeldin A-resistance guanine nucleotide exchange factor 1 isoform X1, which encodes MVDKNIYIIQGEIGTVVGAIKRNSRWNTHTPLDEEQDPLLNSFGHLKEILNSITELCDIEPNIFLRPFLEVVRSEDTTGPITGLALTSVNKFLSYGLIDANHEAAAEAIENMADAVTHARFVGTDPASDEVVLMKILQVLRTLLLTPVGAHLTNESVCEIMQSCFRICFEMRLSDLLRKSAEHTLVDMVQLLFSRLPQFKEEAKSYVGANMKKAYNILWKNKRVQLKMRAGGMSESSKWKKQKRSPRQPRHMVRSPSGQMDPAQSSTLSNNNLSGGVPFIEQGLSASSLPASDSAGSSISSPTTTDSGLDTCSKATSREDLSDLEQCSSSANNLACALPGTEPSSPDAHSEGSQVEPAQSASVESIPEVLEDKDSTTEQSDSTSVHDMDYVNPRGVRFTQSTQKDGASLIPYGLPCLRELFRFLISLTNPHDRHNTDAMMHMGLQLLTVALESADIANYQSLLGLVKDELCRHLFQLLSADRMNLYTSSIRVCFLLFESMRLHLKFQLEMYLKKMMDIITSENVKMPYEMKEMALEALVQLWRIPSFVTELYINYDCDFYCSNLFEDLTKLLSKNAFPVSGQLYTTHLLSLEALLTVIDSTEANCQAKVLNNTAQQEQSETLLAEGEGSSKSGPDTTADLTNGLSFQQAQSAPVCPPTSGHLMAETMKLGRQDQGDNDAAAEKRAPKKPQRFSSCLPDSQELMEIRTKKKLLITGTEQFNQKPKKGIQFLQEKGLLSSPMDNNQVAQWLRENPRLDKKMIGEFISDRKNMDLLDSFVNTFTFQGLRIDEALRLYLEAFRLPGEAPVIQRLLETFTDNWHKVNGSPFMTNDAGFALAYAVIMLNTDQHNHNVRKQNIPMTVEQFKKNLKGVNGNKDFDQDMLEDIYNAIKNDEIVMPDEQTGLVKENYVWSVLLHRGATPEGVFLLLPPGSYDHDLFTMTWGPTIAALSYVFDKSLDDNIIQKAITGFRKCAMIAAHYGFSDVFDNLIISLCKFTTLSNESVENLPTVFGSNSKAQTAAKTVFDLAHRHGNILREGWKNIMDSMLQLFRAELLPKAMVEVEDFLEPNGKISLQREETPSNRGESAVLSFVNWLTLSGTEPSGHRGPSTENQEAKQAAILCIKQCDPEKLITESKFLQLESLQELMKALISVTPDEETYDEEDAAFCLEMLLRIVLENRDRVSCVWQTVRDHLCHLCVHANESCFLVERAVVGLLRLAIRLLRREDISSQVLHSLRLLLMMKPHVLSRVSREVAYGLHELLKTNAANIHCTDDWYTLFSLLECIGAGVKPPASFQLSSATNDNDTGAQSDSELSSHHPSEVSLDRGYTSDSEIYTEHSKTRISRSTTDVDVASSGWLVVGKDDLDPSKTPPVCTKAQLNHPLVNQYSLTLGQDLGQHDTKSLIKCVETLSFIVRDAAHVTPDNFELCVRAIRVFVEASLNGGYRNHDKKKSHKYDSKSRLRKKAGGREKEGAGGTRRGGSRASNQRPSRSHSDEEEDEGVPASYHTVSLQVSQDLLDLMHTLHTRAASIYSSWAEEQRHLQAAGRKIEADSQTLWTSCWCPLLQGIAWLCCDARRQVRMQALTYLQRALLVHDLQTLDATEWESCFNKVLFPLLTKLLDNISPADVGGMEETRMRGCTLLSKVFLQHLSPLLSLPTFAALWLTILDFMDRYMHAGSSDLLLEAIPESLKNMLLVMDTAGIFHSADSRTGYSDLWEITWERIICFLPHLREELFKQTVIPDPVPSPPAETVQPSPPAGRPPSPQVSVPPAQPPSPVPVPPAETHPPSRPASPQEPQSTSVTGADRSSAVPPSMPVPLTTSPTQSPSPLSQSPLILQPLASPLQVGVPPMSLPIILNPALIEATSPVPLLTSPRPMSPADEAQ